The genomic DNA GCCACCGGTACCCGCAGCAGCTTTGGCGACGGCGCACACACCGCGACCGGTGCGCGCAACCCCTTCGGCGACGGTGCCCACAACCCCAACGGCCCGCGCGACAGCTTCAGCGACGGCGCCTGACGGCCTCTGACGGCCTCTTTAGCGCGCCGCGCGGCGCGGCCTGCTCAGCGCACCTCGCCGTAGATCCGGCGCGCATCGGCCGCATCCGCGATCGGCCGGCCCAGCGTCAGCCCGCCCTGCACCGCCTGCGCCACCAGCGCATGGTTGCCGGGCGCAAGGCTGCCGTCGCGCAACAGCAGGTTGTTCTCGAAGCCCACCCGCACATGGCCGCCGAACGCGGCGGCCGCGGTCACGCAGGCATTCTCCTCGCGCCCGAACGCGCAGATGGCCCACGGCAGCGCCTCGCCGCCTTCGGCCGCGGCCTGCAGGAACGGCAGCAGGTCGTGCGGCGACGACACCTGCCCCGCCGCATACCGTCCCAGCACATACAGCACCGACCACGCGCCCGGCGGCACCATGCCGCGCTCGCGCATGCGCTGCCAGCGGCGCACGTCGGCGGCGTCATACAGGATCACCTGCGTCATCACGCGTTCGCGCGCCAGCCAGGCGAAGAATGCCGCCAGCTCGCTGTCGGCAATCTCCGGCACCGCGACTTCACGCAGCCCGACCGAAACCGCCTCGGGCCGCAGCGCGCGCACCATCGCCATCTGCGCGGCAGCCTGGTACAGGCCGGCGGCCTCGCTGGTCACCTGCACCAGCAGCGCGTCACCGACCGCCTGCCTGACCGCCGCCAGCGCGTCGCGGTAGGTCTGCACATCGAGCGAATGGCGCCCCTCGGCATCGCGCACATGCATATGCATCATGGCGGCGCCGGCGTCGAGGCAGGCACGCGCTTCCGCCGCCAGCGCCGCCGCGGTCAGCGGCACCGCGGGATGGTCGCTGGCGCGCTTGTAGGCGCCGTTAGGCGCCACCGTGACGATCAGCGGCGAGTCGGCCAGGGCTGCGCGGTGCGGGACCGGCTGCATGGCGGCCTGGGATGGGGTGTCGGTCATGGCTGGATCTCGGGCAGTTCGGGCGCGATCAGCGCCAGGCCGGCGCGCAGCAGGTAGTCATAGCGCGCGCGCTCGGCGGCGATGGTTTCGGGCGTCCAGGCGTAGAAGCCCTCGCCGCGCTTCATGCCGTGGCGGCCGTCGGCAGCGCGCTCGGACAGGCAGCGCGCGGGATGGTCGTCGTTGCAGAAGGTCGGGTACATGGTGGCACCGGCCGCCGCATGCACGTCGATGCCGGCGTGGTCGCGCTGCAGCACCGGTCCCGCCGCCAGAAAACGAAAGCCAAAGCCGAAGCGCACCGCCGCATCGACGTCCTCGGGCGAGGCAATGCCGCGGTCGATCAGGCTGAAGGCCTCGCGCGACAGTGCATGCTGCAGCCGGTTGGCGAGGAAGCCGGGCAGGTCCTTGCGCACCTTCACCGGCACCATGCCGCAGCGGCGCATGAACGCGGCCAGCGCGTCGGCATGGCCCGCGTCGCTGGCCTCGCCCAGGACCACCTCGACCAGCGGCACCAGGTGCGCCGGCATGAAGAAGTGCAGGCCGAGCATGCGCGCCCGCGTGTCCAGGCCGGCGCCGATCGCGCTGATCGGAAAGCTGGAGCTGTTGCTGGCGAGCAGCGTGTGCGGGCGCGCATGCGCCACCAGCTCCGCGAACAGCGCCTGCTTCAGCGCCAGGTCCTCGGGAATGCATTCGATCACCAGGTCGACCGATGCCCAGTCCACGGCGTCGAGCGTCGCGGCCACCGCGAGGCGTTCGGCGCCCGCTTCGCGGCCGATCGCGGCGAGGTTGGCGCGCACGCGGCCGGGCAGCGCGGCGGAGCGGCCGGCATCGGGCTCGACGATGGTGGTGCGGCACAGCGCGCGGGTCAGCACCACGGCGACATCGGCGCCCATGGTGCCGCCGCCCACCACCACGGCGTGGGCGCTGCCCGGCCGGCTCAGGTTGGCCGGGGTCGAGGCGGGAGTGGTGTTTGGCATGGTGTCTCCTGGCTTCCCGCCAGTGTAGAGAACCCGCTTTGATTGAAGAAGTCGATTCTCTGGATAAAATGATCGTCAAACCAGATCAATCGACTCGATGGTCCTGTCGCGCATGCCGCCGGGCCGCTGCCCCCATGAACATCAACCTGTCGATGCGAGACATCGAAACCACGCTGGTGCTGGGCCGCACGCTGAACTTCCGCCAGGCCGCCAGCCAGCTGCACCTGTCGCAATCCGCGCTGTCGACGCAGATCCTGCGCATCGAGGAATCGCTGGGCGTGCGCCTGTTCGACCGCACCACCCGCACCGTGCGCCTGACCGCGGCGGGCGAGGTGTTCATGCAGCAGGCCGCGCTGCTGCAGGCCGCGTTCCGCGGCGCCATCGACGCCGTCACCGGCATCGCCAGCGCCGAGCGCGGCCAGGTGGCAGTGGCCGCGCTGCCGTCGCTGGCGGCGCGGGTGCTGCCGCGGGTGCTGATGGCCTACCACCAGGCCCGCCCCGAGGTGGCGCTGAAGGTGTTCGACACGCTGTCCGGGCCGGCCTTCGACCTGGTGCGCGCCGGCGAGGTGGATTTTGCGCTGACCGCCGCCAACCCGCAGCAGGCCGACCTGCAGTACGAGCCGCTGCTGTCGGACCGCTTCGTGCTGCTGATCCCGTCGGCGCACCCGCTGGCGCGCCGCCCGGGCCCGCTGCGCTGGGCCGATACCGCCGCCGCGCCGCATGTGTCGATGACCCATCCCAGCAGCGTGCGCCAGTACGCGGAATGGGCCTTCCTGCAGAACCGCATCCGCTTCCAGCCGGTGTTCGAGGCCGAACGCCTGGCCACCATCGCGGCCATGGTCGAATGCGGCTTCGGCGTGGCCGCGCTGCCCGAGATCGCCGCCGGCACGGTGCGCCAGCCCGGCATTGTCGAGCGGCTGCTGACCGGGCCGGTGACCGAGCGCTCGATCGGGCTGGTCACCGCGCGCAACCGCAGCCTGTCCCCGGCGGCGGCGGAACTGGCGGCGGCGGTGCGCGCGCGCCTGGCAAGCCCGCCGATGTCAAATGGGGCCCCGGAGGCCGGCGCATGAGCATCATCGTCGATATCCTGATCCTGGCCGGCGCGCTGCTGGCCATCGTCGCCATGGTGCAGGTGGCCGCGGCACGGCTGGTGCTGCCGGAATCGACGCTGCTGTCGGCGATCGGCATCGCCATCGGCGCCGGCTATGTGGCGATCGACGCCGCCCTCCCGGACTTCGCCTGGCATTTCCTGCATCCGCTGATCGACCCGGCCTTGCCGCCCGAGGCCTACCTGTGGATCTTCCTGCCGCCGCTGCTGTTCCACGCCGCGCTGACCGCCGACGTGCGCGGCATGCTGCCCGACGCGGCGCCGATCCTGCTGCTGGCGGTGGTCGCCGTGGTGGTGGCCACCGGTGTCATCGGCGTCGCCACCGCGGCGGCCAGCGGCATGCCGCTGACGGTGTGCCTGCTGCTGGGCGCGGTGGTGGCCACCACCGACCCCGCCGCGGTGATCGCGATCTTCCGCGACGTCGGCGCGCCGTCGCGGCTGATCCGGCTGGTGGAGGGCGAAAGCCTGCTCAACGATGCCGCCGCCATCGCCATCGTCGGCGTGCTGGTGGCGATGCTGACCGGGCACGGCGCGCAGGCAACGCTGGCGGCGGGCCTGCGCGAGCTGGCCTGGGCCTTTGTCGGCGGGGTGCTGTGCGGCGCGCTGGCCGGGCGGCTGGTGTCCGACCTGCTGCCGCGGCTGGCCGGCCTGGCCATGGCGGAAAGCGCGCTGACGCTGGCGCTGCCCTACCCGCTCTACCTGCTGGCCGAGCAACTGCTGGGCGTGTCCGGCGTGGTCGCGGTGGTGTGCGCCGGCCTGACCGTCAGCGCGCTGGGTCCGACACGGCTGGCGCCGCCCAACTGGCGCCACCTGCGCATGATGTGGGAGCAGTTCGCCGGCATCGCCGGCGCCGTGGTGTTCCTGCTCGCCGCGGTGCGGGTGCCGTCGATGCTGGCGGGCGTGACCGGGCATCATGGCTGGCTGCTGCTGGCGCTGGTGCTCGCGGCGCTGGCGGCGCGCCTGGTGACGCTGTTCGGGCTGCTGCCGGTGCTGTCGTGGCTGCGGCTGAGCGCGCCTATCGACGGCGCCTTCAAGCTGGCGATCGCATGGGGCGGCCTGCGCGGCGCGGTGACGCTGGTGCTGGCGCTGGGCATCGCCGAGAACAGCGCCCTGCCCTATGACTTGCGGCATTTTGTCGCCATCCTGGCCACCGGCTTCGTGCTGGTCAGCCTGCTGCTCAACGGCACCACGCTGCGCGCGCTGATCCACCGGCTCGGGCTGGACCAGCTTTCGCCGCAGGAACGCGCGCTGCAGCTGCAGGCGATCCGCCTGTCCACCGAAGAAGTGGAAGCCATGATGGCGCGCGTGGCCGACTCGTTCGACCTGCCCCCGGCGATCGCGCGCGAGGCGGCGCAGAAGTACCGCCACGGCATCGAGCTGGGCTCGGCGGAATTCGACTTCGACACCGCCCTGTCCGAGCGCGACCGCCTCAGCATCGGCCTGGTCACGCTGGCCACGCGCGAGCGCGAGCTGATCCCCGAATACGGCGACGGCGTGATCTCGGTGGCCAACCTCGACGCGATGATGCGCAACACTGCGCAGATGATCGACGCGGCGCGCGAGCACGGCCGCATCGGCTACAACCGCGCCGCGCGGCATATCCTGGACTACCACCTGGGTTTCAAGCTGGCGTTGTTCCTGCATCGCCGGCTGGGCCTCGAGCGCCCGCTGGCGCGCGCGCTTGCCGACCGCTTCGAATTGCTGATCTGCCGCCAGACCGTGCTGGACCGGCTGCGCCGCTACAACCGCTCGATGCTGACGCCGGTGTTCGGCGCGCGCATGGCGACCGTGCTCGACGGCGTGCTGGAAGACCGCTCGCGCGCCGCCGCCGAGGGCCTGGCGGACCTGCGCGGCAAGTTCGGCGCCTACACCGTGGCGCTGGAGCGGCGCCTGCTGATGCTGTTCGCGTTGCGCAAGGGCCGGCTGTCGCTGGAAGCGATGCGCGAAGAGGCGGTGATTTCCAAGCAGGCGTTCAACCAGATCGCCCAGGTGATCCAGCAGGCGTGGAATGCCAGCCTGGTGCGCCCGCCGCTGCGCGGCGTGACCGCCCATGCGGACGAGCCCGGCGTGGCGCCGGGCCCGCAGCCGCAGGGCGTGGTACCGGGCGGGGAGTCAGGAAGGGTCTTTGGTGCGGGTACGCGAGACCGCCGCCATGATGCCGATGCCGAGCACGATCAGGCAGGCAATGCCGATATAGACCGGCGCCAGCCCTGCCGTCGACAGGCCCCAGGCAATGCCGCCCACCAGGACCAGCAGGCCGATGATATATAGCGCGAATGACATGAGTCGGCTCCTTCGGGGTGCAACCTGTGTTCAATGTAGGCAGCGTGCGCGGCGCACGGGATAGGACAAGGACGGATGCTGGCGTAGGCGGGTTCTGACCCGCTTGTGACTTGCGAGGGCCTTCGCCGCCCCGCGCGCTGTCATGCCACAGCGCCGGCGCTTCTGTATCTGTCCGGGTCCCCACCCGGCCCGTATACTCGCGAGAAGCGCGCTACCGCGCCTCACCGATTACACACACCAAACAAGCAACGGAGCAGCAGCATGCGTGTCGCATTCCTCGGACTGGGCGTCATGGGTTTCCATATGGCCGGCCACCTCGTCGCCAAAGGCCACGAGGTCACGGTCTATAACCGCACCGCCGCCAGGGCGCAGGCCTGGGTCGAGCGCTTCGGCGGCAGATCCGCCGCCACGCCCGCGCAGGCGGTGCGCGATGCGCAGGTGGTCTGCTCCTGCGTCGGCAACGACGACGACCTGCGCGCGGTGCTGACCGGGCGCGACGGCGCCTTCTTCGGCGCGCCCAGCGGCTGCATCTTCGTCGACCACACCACCGCCAGCGCCAACGTCGCGCGCGAGCTCCATGCCGCGGCCGGCGAGCGCGGGCTGCACTTTGTCGATGGCCCGGTCTCCGGCGGCGAAGTGGGCGCGGAAAAAGGCATCCTGACCATCATGTGCGGCGGCGACGCCGACGCCTTTGCGCGCGCCGAGCCGGTCATCGCCGCCTACGCGCGCGCCGTCACCCGCATCGGCGAATCCGGCGCCGGTCAGCTGGCCAAGATGGTCAACCAGATCAGCATCGCGGGCCTGATCCAGGGCCTGTCCGAGGCCATCGCCTTCGGCGAGCGCGCGGGCCTGGACATGCGCCTGGTGCTGGATGTCATCAGCAAGGGCGCGGCCGGTTCCTGGCAGCTCGAGAACCGCGGCCCGACCATGATCGACAACCAGTTCGACTTCGGTTTCGCGGTGGACTGGATGCGCAAGGACCTTGGCCTGTGCCTGGACGAAGCCCGCCGCAACGGCGCGAGCCTGCCGGTCACGGCGCTGGTGGACCAGTTCTACGCCGACCTGCAGCAGATGGGCTGTGGCCGCGCCGACACCTCGTCGCTGATCAAGCGGCTGCGCCAACACAGCGGCAAGGGCTGAGGCGACGGGCGCGCCACCCTCGCGTCGTCCGATTCCTACAGGGCAATCGGCGCTTCACGGAAGGGCCGAGCCGCGTCACACGCCTAAAGTGGACGCATCAGGGCGCGGCCGCTGCGAAGTCATCCTGAGACCTCGTGCGGCGGGCCCGGCCACGAGGCAGGAGACCATCACGTGGAAACTCGCAGGCGCGCTTCTGGTAGGCGCAAGCGTGGCGCTGGCCGGTTGTACCGCGGCGGGCGCGGTAGCCGGCGGGGTTGCCGGGCATGAACTGACCGACGGCAGTGCCGCCGGCACCATCGGCGGGGCCGTGGTGGGTGGTGTGATCGGCCACGAGCTCGGCGACTGACCGGCCGGGCCGCTGCGCGCGGCCTGGCTTGTTCTCGCCGTGGCCTACGCCGGGTGGCTTGCGCGCCCGCGCAAGCGCCGCCACAGCAGCATCGGCAGCCGGACCACCAGACCTGCCAGCAGCCGCAGGTGCATGCCGGTCAGCAACAGGTTGTCGCGCAGGTAGCGGAAGTGGGAAACGCCGCCCTCGCGCCGGCCAAAGTAGCGCACCGGCGCATCGAGGTTGAGCGGGCGCACGCCGCGCCAGCACAGCCGCACCGCAACCTCGGGATCGAAATCGAAGCGCCGCATCCAGCGGCTGTGCTGCATCACCGCGCGCAGCGGCGCGATCGGGTAGACGCGAAAGCCGAACAGGGAATCGCCGATGCCAGCCCACAGCGTTTCCACATCGACCCAGAAATTCGACATGCGGCGCCAGTAGACCCGCTCGCGCGGGGCGCTGGCGTCGAAGCCCGGGCGCCCGAGCACCATCGCGCCGGGGTCGCGCCGCGACACCGCCATGAACTCGGGAATCAGGTGGGCCGGATGCTGGCCGTCGGAATCCATCACCAGCACATGCGTATAGCCGGCGGCCGCGGCCCGTTCGATGCCGTGCAGCACCGCGGCGCCCTTGCCCTGGTTGCGCGGCAGCACCAGCACCTGCAGCCCGGGGTCGGCGGCGGCCTGCGCCTGCAGCCACTGCGCGCTGCCGTCGGTGCTGCCGTCGACCACCACCCACACCGGGGTCCAGGCCGCGCGCGCGCCGCGCAGCACCTCCTGCAGGCGCACGCCGGGGTTATAGCTGGGAATCAGCACCAGGTGGGTCGCCGAAGGCTCGGCGCCGCCTTCCACCAGCGCCGGCGCGGGCGTGGCTTGCTGCGGCATGTCGTGGTCCTGTCCGGGCTGGGGGCAACGGTGGCCGGGCTAGCGCGTGCGCTGTTGCGCCAGGTAGGCGGCCAGGCTGCCCAGTGAGGTGAAGATGGTCTTGTTGTCGGGATTGTCCGAGCGCAACTCGACGCCGTACTTGCGCGATACCAGCAGGGCGATCTCGAGAATATCGATCGAATCCAGCCCGAAGCCTTCTCCATAGAGCGGCGTGGCGGCGGTAATGTCCTCCAGCCGCAGGTCGGCGATGTCGAGTTCGTCGAGGATCAGGCGGGCAAGTTCGGTTTCGAGTTCGGTCATGTTGCTAAATGGCTGGAACGCCGCTGCGCCGCCGGTGCGCGGGCACGACGATACCGGCGCGGGCGTCGGGCACCCGAATGCTATCAAACGGCGCATTGCCGGGCCAGTCGAGAGAAGTTTAGTAACAACATCAACGACCTATTGGGGAATCATGATCGCGTCCGGAGGGTCTTTTGGGGTATAAAGCGTTCGCTTCGCATGCCGCTCGGCCTTTCCGGCGCACCGCATGCCAAGCGCCTTACGCAACACATCAAGAACCCACCGATGCCTTCGCGCCAGCCCGTTCACCGCCTTTCCCCGCCCGCCGCCGCCATGCCGGCGCGGGACTGCGCCGCCCCGTGGTGGCGGCGCCATGCCTGGATCGGCGCGGTGGCGGCCTTCGTGGCCTACGAATCGGCCCTGCATTTCGCGGCGCATCGGCCCGGCGCCGAGGTGGCCGCGCTGGGGCTCGGCGCGGCGCCGTTCCTGCTGATCGGCCTGGTGGCCTGCCGCCGGCTGGCGGGGCCGCTGCCGGCATGGCTGGCGCTGCTGGCCGCGTGCGCCGCGCTATGGTTCTGGCGCGCGCCGCTGGCCGGTCATTTCGGCTGGACCTACTACCTGCAGCATGCGGGCGCCAATGCCGCGCTGGGTGCGATGTTCGCGCTCAGCCTGCGTCGCGGCCGCACCCCGCTCTGCACGCAGATCGCCACCGCCATCCACGGCCGGCTGTCCGCCGCGCATGCGCGCTATACGGTGCGCGTGACCCAGGCCTGGACGCTGTTCTTCGCGGCGATGGTGGGGGTGTCGACGCTGCTGTTCGTGCTGGCGCCGGTGGCGGCCTGGTCCAGCTTCGCCAACCTGGCCACGCCGCTGCTGATCGCCCTGATGTTCGCGGCCGAGGCCGTGTACCGCCGCATCGCCTTTCCGCGCATGCGCCACCGCGGCCTGCTCGACGCGGTGCACGGCTACCGTGCGCTGATGACGGCCCGTGCGGGCCGGCGCGGGTTGCCGCGCTGACGCGCCGCCATCCGGCCCCCGCGCAACCGGCACAGGCTCCGTCCATGACCTCGCTCCCCATCGTTGCCCACGCTACGCCCGGCGACATCATCGCCTGGGCGCACGGACGACCCGTCACCGTGCGGCAGTTGCTGGCCGATGCGGCCTGCCTGGCGGCCGCGCTGCCCGCGGGCGGCCATGTCTTCAACGCCTGCACCGACCGCTACCGCTTTACCGTGGGCCTGTGCGCGGCGCTGCTGGCGGGCAAGCCCACGCTGCTGCCGCCGTCGCACACGCCCGAGACGGTGCGCCAGCTGCTGGCCTTCGCACCCGACACCTTCTGCCTGCATGACCAGCCCGACGCGGCCTTCGACATGCCGGCGCTGCACTACCACGAGGGCCTTGCCGCCACTGCCCCCACTGCCGCCGACGGCCCCGTCGAGATCCCGCGAATTCCGGCGGCGCAGGTCATGGCCTACGTGTTCACGTCCGGATCGACCGGCACGCCGGTGCCGCACCGCAAGACCTGGGGCGCCATGGCCGGCAGCGCGCGCGCCGCGGCGCAACGGCTCGGCCTGCTCGACGGGCGCGCCTGGACGCTGGCCGGCACGGTGCCCCCCCAGCATATGTTCGGCCTCGAAGCCACCGTGATGCTGGTGCTGCAGGGCCGCGCGGCGCTGGTGGCCGCGCCGGCGTTCTATCCTGCCGACGTCAGTGCCGCGCTGGCCGCGGTGCCGGCGCCGCGCGCGCTGGTCAGCTCGCCGGTGCACCTGCGCATGCTGGCGCAATCCGGGCTGGCCATGCCCGCGGCGGACCTGGTGCTGTGCGCCACCGCGCCGCTGGGACGCCAGCTGGCCGCCGAGACCGAGGCGCTGTTCGCCGCGCCGCTGTGCGAAATCTACGGCAGCACCGAGACCGGCCAGCTGGCCACCGCCGCACCGCCCGCGAAGACGCGTGGACGCTGGTGCCAGGGGTACGGCTGCAAGCCCGGCCCAATGCCGCCGGCGACGATACCGAGACCTGGGCCGAGGGCGGCCATATCGAGCAGCCGGTGCCGCTGGGCGACGCCATCGCGCAGCTCGACGAGCAGCGCTTTTTGCTCCATGGGCGCAAGGCCGACCTGCTCAACATTGCCGGCAAGCGGACTTCGCTGGGCTACCTGAATCACCAGCTCACCGCCATTGACGGCGTGCGCGACGGCGCGTTCTTCATGCCCGACGACGCGCATGAAGGCGACGGGCACGTGGTGCGGCTGGTGGCCGTGGTGGTGGCACCGGACCTGGCGCCGGCGCGCTTGCAGCAGGCGCTGCGCGAGCGGATCGACCCGGCCTTCATGCCGCGCCCGCTGTACTTTGCCGAGCATCTGCCGCGCAATGCCGCGGGCAAGCTGCCACGCGAGGCGCTCGCCGCACTGGTGGCAAGCCTGTGCGGCACGCACGAGCGCCATCCCGCGCCCCTGCCAGGCTTTGTCATCGACGCCGGGCACCCGGCCATGGCCGGCCACTTCCCGGGCCATCCGATCGTGCCGGGCGTGGTGCTGCTGGACCATGCGGTGCTGGCGCTCGGGGCCGCGCTGGGCCGCCCGCTTGCCGTCGCGCAGGCCAGCATGCTGAAGTTCCTGAGCCCGGTGCGCCCGGGCGAGCGCGTGGAGGTGCTGCACCAGTCCGAGGCGGCAAGCGGTGGCGACCAGACCATCCGCTTTACGCTGCGCAGCGCCGGGCGCGATGTCGCCAGCGGCACGCTGCAGGTGCGCGCCAGCGCGCCGCCAGCGGGAGCCTTGCCATGCTGAGCTGGCTATGGCGGCGCCAGGCGCCGCTGGATACGGAATGGTCCAGCCGCGAAGAGCGCGGCAGCATCACGCTGCTGCGCGTCATGACGTGGATCTCGCTGGCGCTGGGCCGTCCCGCCGGGCGCGTGGTGCTGCGCGCCATCGCCGCCTACTTCATGCTGTTCGCGCCGGCGGCCCGCCATGCCTCGCGCGCGTACCTGGACCGCGTGCTCGGACGCCCGGCCAGCTGGAGCGACGGCTACCGCCATGTGTTCACCTTCGCCTCGACCATCCACGACCGCATCTACCTGCTCAACGGCCGCTTCGACCTGTTCGACATCCGCCTGCATGGCGAGCACCTGCTGGAGGCTGCGATGGCGCCCGGCCGCGGCGCCATCCTGCTGGGCGCGCACCTGGGCAGCTTCGAGGTGGTGCGCGCGCTCGGCCGGCGCCATCCGGACATGGAGGTCGCGATCACCATGTACGAAGAGAACGCGCACAAGCTCAACGACGTGCTGCAGTCGATCAATCCGGCGATGCGCCAGG from Cupriavidus taiwanensis includes the following:
- a CDS encoding glycosyltransferase family 2 protein; the encoded protein is MPQQATPAPALVEGGAEPSATHLVLIPSYNPGVRLQEVLRGARAAWTPVWVVVDGSTDGSAQWLQAQAAADPGLQVLVLPRNQGKGAAVLHGIERAAAAGYTHVLVMDSDGQHPAHLIPEFMAVSRRDPGAMVLGRPGFDASAPRERVYWRRMSNFWVDVETLWAGIGDSLFGFRVYPIAPLRAVMQHSRWMRRFDFDPEVAVRLCWRGVRPLNLDAPVRYFGRREGGVSHFRYLRDNLLLTGMHLRLLAGLVVRLPMLLWRRLRGRASHPA
- a CDS encoding acyl-CoA synthetase, producing the protein MLSWLWRRQAPLDTEWSSREERGSITLLRVMTWISLALGRPAGRVVLRAIAAYFMLFAPAARHASRAYLDRVLGRPASWSDGYRHVFTFASTIHDRIYLLNGRFDLFDIRLHGEHLLEAAMAPGRGAILLGAHLGSFEVVRALGRRHPDMEVAITMYEENAHKLNDVLQSINPAMRQDVIALGRFDTMLRVRDYLDRGYMIGMLADRTLSQRATDPVQQCEFLGAPTGFPTGPLRMAAMLRRPVFFITGLYRGGNRYDVHFVPLADFTGTARGQRETAVQAALADYVGLLERFSRKAPYNWFNFYDFWHAGPPLSEQPPPGNEP
- a CDS encoding phosphopantetheine-binding protein, with amino-acid sequence MTELETELARLILDELDIADLRLEDITAATPLYGEGFGLDSIDILEIALLVSRKYGVELRSDNPDNKTIFTSLGSLAAYLAQQRTR
- a CDS encoding glycine zipper 2TM domain-containing protein, which produces MTWKLAGALLVGASVALAGCTAAGAVAGGVAGHELTDGSAAGTIGGAVVGGVIGHELGD
- a CDS encoding 3-hydroxyacyl-CoA dehydrogenase family protein, with protein sequence MPNTTPASTPANLSRPGSAHAVVVGGGTMGADVAVVLTRALCRTTIVEPDAGRSAALPGRVRANLAAIGREAGAERLAVAATLDAVDWASVDLVIECIPEDLALKQALFAELVAHARPHTLLASNSSSFPISAIGAGLDTRARMLGLHFFMPAHLVPLVEVVLGEASDAGHADALAAFMRRCGMVPVKVRKDLPGFLANRLQHALSREAFSLIDRGIASPEDVDAAVRFGFGFRFLAAGPVLQRDHAGIDVHAAAGATMYPTFCNDDHPARCLSERAADGRHGMKRGEGFYAWTPETIAAERARYDYLLRAGLALIAPELPEIQP
- a CDS encoding 3-keto-5-aminohexanoate cleavage protein gives rise to the protein MTDTPSQAAMQPVPHRAALADSPLIVTVAPNGAYKRASDHPAVPLTAAALAAEARACLDAGAAMMHMHVRDAEGRHSLDVQTYRDALAAVRQAVGDALLVQVTSEAAGLYQAAAQMAMVRALRPEAVSVGLREVAVPEIADSELAAFFAWLARERVMTQVILYDAADVRRWQRMRERGMVPPGAWSVLYVLGRYAAGQVSSPHDLLPFLQAAAEGGEALPWAICAFGREENACVTAAAAFGGHVRVGFENNLLLRDGSLAPGNHALVAQAVQGGLTLGRPIADAADARRIYGEVR
- a CDS encoding NAD(P)-dependent oxidoreductase; amino-acid sequence: MRVAFLGLGVMGFHMAGHLVAKGHEVTVYNRTAARAQAWVERFGGRSAATPAQAVRDAQVVCSCVGNDDDLRAVLTGRDGAFFGAPSGCIFVDHTTASANVARELHAAAGERGLHFVDGPVSGGEVGAEKGILTIMCGGDADAFARAEPVIAAYARAVTRIGESGAGQLAKMVNQISIAGLIQGLSEAIAFGERAGLDMRLVLDVISKGAAGSWQLENRGPTMIDNQFDFGFAVDWMRKDLGLCLDEARRNGASLPVTALVDQFYADLQQMGCGRADTSSLIKRLRQHSGKG
- a CDS encoding acyl carrier protein; amino-acid sequence: MPSRQPVHRLSPPAAAMPARDCAAPWWRRHAWIGAVAAFVAYESALHFAAHRPGAEVAALGLGAAPFLLIGLVACRRLAGPLPAWLALLAACAALWFWRAPLAGHFGWTYYLQHAGANAALGAMFALSLRRGRTPLCTQIATAIHGRLSAAHARYTVRVTQAWTLFFAAMVGVSTLLFVLAPVAAWSSFANLATPLLIALMFAAEAVYRRIAFPRMRHRGLLDAVHGYRALMTARAGRRGLPR
- a CDS encoding cation:proton antiporter, with translation MSIIVDILILAGALLAIVAMVQVAAARLVLPESTLLSAIGIAIGAGYVAIDAALPDFAWHFLHPLIDPALPPEAYLWIFLPPLLFHAALTADVRGMLPDAAPILLLAVVAVVVATGVIGVATAAASGMPLTVCLLLGAVVATTDPAAVIAIFRDVGAPSRLIRLVEGESLLNDAAAIAIVGVLVAMLTGHGAQATLAAGLRELAWAFVGGVLCGALAGRLVSDLLPRLAGLAMAESALTLALPYPLYLLAEQLLGVSGVVAVVCAGLTVSALGPTRLAPPNWRHLRMMWEQFAGIAGAVVFLLAAVRVPSMLAGVTGHHGWLLLALVLAALAARLVTLFGLLPVLSWLRLSAPIDGAFKLAIAWGGLRGAVTLVLALGIAENSALPYDLRHFVAILATGFVLVSLLLNGTTLRALIHRLGLDQLSPQERALQLQAIRLSTEEVEAMMARVADSFDLPPAIAREAAQKYRHGIELGSAEFDFDTALSERDRLSIGLVTLATRERELIPEYGDGVISVANLDAMMRNTAQMIDAAREHGRIGYNRAARHILDYHLGFKLALFLHRRLGLERPLARALADRFELLICRQTVLDRLRRYNRSMLTPVFGARMATVLDGVLEDRSRAAAEGLADLRGKFGAYTVALERRLLMLFALRKGRLSLEAMREEAVISKQAFNQIAQVIQQAWNASLVRPPLRGVTAHADEPGVAPGPQPQGVVPGGESGRVFGAGTRDRRHDADAEHDQAGNADIDRRQPCRRQAPGNAAHQDQQADDI
- a CDS encoding LysR family transcriptional regulator; translated protein: MNINLSMRDIETTLVLGRTLNFRQAASQLHLSQSALSTQILRIEESLGVRLFDRTTRTVRLTAAGEVFMQQAALLQAAFRGAIDAVTGIASAERGQVAVAALPSLAARVLPRVLMAYHQARPEVALKVFDTLSGPAFDLVRAGEVDFALTAANPQQADLQYEPLLSDRFVLLIPSAHPLARRPGPLRWADTAAAPHVSMTHPSSVRQYAEWAFLQNRIRFQPVFEAERLATIAAMVECGFGVAALPEIAAGTVRQPGIVERLLTGPVTERSIGLVTARNRSLSPAAAELAAAVRARLASPPMSNGAPEAGA